From Halotia branconii CENA392, the proteins below share one genomic window:
- a CDS encoding FGGY-family carbohydrate kinase, producing the protein MNFYLGIDFGTSGARAVVIDDAACIQAEARYPWGNSHVSDWVTDWQTALLTLLAKISEELRRKIKAIAINGTSSTVLLVDAVGKPVDAPLFYNDGRGLTVIEKLRSIAPANHPVISATSSLAKLLWMSQQPTFTEARYFLHQADWLAFLLHGELAISDYHNALKLGYDVEELKYPKWLENLQIPIQLPKVLPPGSPIRELRPKIAANFGLPNDCLVCTGTTDSIAAFVASGAKLPGEAVTSLGSTLVIKLLSRTRIENSQYGIYSHRLGDLWLTGGASNTGGAVLKYFFTDVELESFSRQIDASKASELDYYPLLQAGDRFPINDPHLPPRLTPRPDDPVEFLHGLLESIARIESQGYKLLQLMQADPLSRVYTAGKGAANQTWTTIRQRYLKVPVVSSVNTEAAYGTALLAMRGVKN; encoded by the coding sequence ATGAATTTTTATCTGGGGATCGACTTTGGTACTTCTGGCGCACGCGCTGTGGTGATTGATGATGCCGCTTGCATTCAAGCAGAAGCACGATATCCTTGGGGAAATTCTCATGTTTCTGACTGGGTGACTGATTGGCAGACGGCATTGTTGACTCTGTTAGCTAAAATATCTGAAGAATTGCGGCGAAAAATCAAAGCGATCGCAATTAATGGTACTTCTTCTACTGTCTTGCTGGTTGATGCTGTTGGCAAACCTGTAGATGCACCTTTATTTTATAACGATGGGCGAGGATTAACTGTAATAGAGAAATTAAGAAGCATTGCACCTGCTAATCATCCAGTCATCAGTGCCACCTCTAGTCTGGCCAAATTGCTGTGGATGTCGCAACAACCTACTTTTACGGAAGCGAGATATTTTTTGCATCAAGCCGACTGGTTAGCATTTCTACTACATGGAGAGTTGGCTATTAGCGATTATCATAATGCTTTAAAACTGGGTTATGACGTAGAAGAGCTGAAATATCCCAAATGGCTAGAAAATCTGCAAATACCGATTCAGTTACCCAAAGTTTTACCTCCTGGTAGTCCTATTAGGGAATTACGTCCGAAAATTGCAGCTAATTTTGGTTTACCCAATGATTGTTTAGTATGTACTGGGACAACTGATAGTATTGCTGCCTTTGTTGCCAGTGGGGCAAAATTGCCTGGGGAAGCGGTGACTTCTTTAGGTTCAACGTTGGTAATCAAACTCTTAAGCCGCACCCGCATAGAAAATTCACAATACGGAATTTACAGCCATCGTCTGGGTGATTTATGGCTGACTGGAGGCGCTTCTAATACTGGGGGTGCAGTGTTGAAGTATTTTTTCACAGACGTTGAGTTAGAAAGTTTTAGCCGCCAAATTGATGCATCAAAAGCTAGCGAGTTAGATTATTATCCATTATTGCAAGCAGGCGATCGCTTTCCCATCAATGATCCTCATCTACCCCCACGATTGACACCACGTCCAGATGATCCTGTCGAATTTCTGCACGGACTATTAGAAAGCATTGCCCGTATAGAATCGCAAGGATACAAATTATTACAGCTTATGCAAGCAGACCCCTTGAGTCGTGTTTATACTGCTGGCAAAGGCGCAGCGAATCAGACCTGGACTACAATTCGCCAACGATATTTAAAAGTACCAGTGGTTTCGTCAGTAAATACAGAAGCTGCTTATGGTACAGCATTATTGGCAATGCGGGGTGTAAAAAATTAA
- the psaM gene encoding photosystem I reaction center subunit XII, which translates to MNISDTQVYIALAVALIPGILAWRLTTELYK; encoded by the coding sequence ATGAATATATCAGATACTCAAGTCTACATCGCTCTAGCTGTGGCGCTGATTCCAGGGATTCTGGCTTGGCGTTTAACTACAGAACTTTACAAGTAA